Part of the Chitinophagales bacterium genome is shown below.
TCAATGATGTTATTTTCAACAGTCATTGATTTTTTATTTGATGTAGTACAGGATGCTATTGCAGTAAGTATTGCAATAACCGCCAGAAGTGTTTTTCTCATAAGAAGCATTTGTATTTAAGGATGGGGCAAAGTTAACCTGAACGTCCTATTTATTTAAGTTTTCAGGCAAGTTAATAACCTGATAAGATGCGTATTCATTGATAATATCAAATTCGTCCAAATCAATAAACAGACTGATAAATAAATCCTGAATCTCGACTTTAGTTTATAGGTTTAACCTGCATAGCAGAAATACTAACAGTAGTTGGTCTGCTTTATTTTAATGATTGCCTTATGAAATCATTGTTTGGTCAAAATAAGATGAGCCCTATACACATTACTGAACGATGCATTTATTTTTACCGTAAAGTTTCTTGTTGAAAAAAGTCTTCCGATACCCGGTTCTGTGCATCACCTTTATTATTTTTCATTTTTGCTCCATTGCCCAGTTTCACTTTGTTCCGGCGCTGGTCTGGCTTTCAAACGGGGATACCCTGAAGGGGTGGGTTAATGACCGGGGATGGACCAAAATTCCAGGGCATATCCGTTTTAAACAAGACCCACATGATCCTGAAAGCATCTTTTATTTTCCTGCAAATATTGCTGGATTCACCGTAAACAATAAAGAAGCTTTTGTAAGCTATGTAGGAAATATTGATTCTGCGCATGCAGTAGTCCGGCATACATCTACGGCAATTAAACCCCGCGGTATTTTAGATTCTCTGTTTTTGAAGCCGCTGGTGAATGGAAGAGTCAGCTTATTTTTTTCCATAGACAAGAGGGGTGTTATGCACTACTTTATAAAAGCCTGGAACCGGCCCATTGAAGAACTTCACTTTTTCGAATTTATATTTTATGAAAAAGGAATTAATAAGGGAATTTTCGAGTCGGTAACCATGCATGTTATTCAGCAAAATCAATATAAACAGCAGTTACTGGTTTCCTTTGCCGATTGTCAGGCAATCTATGTTCATTTAGCCACATCAAAGACCCATTTTACAAGGCATAATCTTAAGAAATGGTGCCTTGAATACAACCAACAATGTGTAGAGTAGGTGCATGCGTTTTACAATACTCCTTCAATTGAAAAAATTTATTTCTCAAATATTTAGCATTAGTAAGATTATATTAAAATTAGATTATATTAAATTTTTTTGCATCACTTTGTTTAAATATTGTGCCCTACAGTTATATGCTTGTAGCAATTCTGATGGAACTGAAGATAATGCACTCTTTACACCCGCTGCTGGATTTAATGACACTGCAACGATTACCGTAAAGGTAAAAGATGCCAGTGGCAACTGCTCTACGGATGTCGTTTTTCACATTGCTGTTTCTGCTCCTGCAAATGTCACCGTTAGTCCGGCTAAGTTTTGCATGAATGGCTATGGCGCAGTTACCGTTACAGCAGATCAGCCCATCAATACGATCTGGAAAGTTACCGATACCGAGAGCAATTTCGACCAGGTCAACGGGAACCAGGTGATGGTGCACGGCAATTCAAGCTCCTTTACAGATACGCTCTGGGTAGTTAGCGGCACTGGCTGCTGTAAGCAATATCCTGTTTCGTTTACTGCCGATAACACTTGCTGTAGCGCATCCAGCGGACTGGTATATGATAACCCTACGCCGCTGACTTTGGAATATAATCTGAAGCTGCAAAACTATGCTGCAGACTATAATACCGGTGTAATTGATATGAATGGCACCACCAACAATAAAATTTCTATCAATGGCATATTCAATATTGACACCAGCATTACTTTTCGAAATTGTCCGAAGATAACTTTTAGTCCCGGTGCTATTACAAAATTTATTACTCACAACACTCCTGTTTATCTTAACGCTCGAAACAGCACATTTCAAAATTGTGATGATAATAGTATGTGGAAAGGTATTGTAGATAGTACCACTTATGCTTATTTTAATTCTGATAGTTCATTTGTATTGAAGCAGGCTATTGTAGGAGTTAAAAGTACCAAAGGTGGAAATGTCCAGATCAAAAATAGCACCTTCTCGGATAATCACGAAGATGTACGTTTTCAGAACTATGGGAGTAGCTTTTCAAATTCCTATATCAAGACCTCATCGTTTACGGCTGCTTCAAATGGCCTAAAGAGTCCCTATAGTAACCAAACAAAGTATGTGGCAATAAATGATTCCGCAGATGGTGCACTTACTATTGGAGGTACAAGCACGGGTAACGCTTTTTCAGGTGGAACACATGGTGTAAAGGCGAACGGAGCGTTAATTACCTTATACGGAAATACCTTTACCGGCTACGGAACCAATCAATATGCGGTTAAGGCAAAAGGAGGTATGGATGTACTCACGGTTGGCGCAACCGCTTCGGGAAAAGGAAATACATTTATCAGTGACTCCAATGCAATTTCTTCTTCATATGGCACGCTTACCGTTCAAGCCAACAACTTTACCAACTGCCAGACAGCGGTAGAGGCCGATAACGCCAGTGGAAAAACCCTGAAGATAAAAAACAACAACATCTCAAATGCACAAATCGGTATCTATTGTTACAACAATCCGGGAGCGCACTTCGATATTGGGATGAATACTATATCAACCCACACAGCAACAGGAACCACTCCGGTGATTGCAGGAATTTATATCAGCGAAACAGGTCCAGTGACGGATTACGACAACGTTTATGATAACGTCATAACGTCAAAAGGCATATATGGCATCTATACTTTAAATGTGAGTTATCTGACACTAAAGAACAATACGATTAATCCGTTTAGCTTAAGTTTAAGCACTCCCACCTATGGCATACGTAATGAAGGTGGGCAGGGTTTAAAATTGTATTGTAATACCATTACCGGAAACGTATCGTCAGCAAGCAGTAACATTTATGCCATTTCCATCTCTGCATCCACGGTTGATACGTTAACAAGCAATTCGACCGATAAAGCTTATTATGGCTTACAGATTAGTGGGAACAGCAATGGCATGAGAGTGCTTTCCAATAGTTATTACGATCATCGAGTTGCAATTCAATTAGGATTGGGTGGAAGTTTTTCTACTATGGGAGATCAGCTTGTTCGGAAATATGATGGCGTTCATAAACAAATACCGGGAGATAAGTTCTATGCAAATTATACCGGATCTGTTTATCAACTTGGCGGAAATAGTGGTCAGCCGACAAATTTTGCTTACAATAATACTACTCCGTATAGAATTTTCGCTAAAGAACCTACAAGTAATTTTATTCCATCTTTTATCGATTCAACCGCCCTATTCTCCAAATATTTGCGGCACTCAGCTTCGTAGTTCAGAAACTGACATTGATTCAAGCAATACTGCAAATGATTCAACCGATTACAGTGAATACAATGCAATTATTCAAGCTGATAGTAGTGATTATTCTACATGGAGTGAAAAGCAATTTGTCTATGAATCTGTAGCTGCGGATTCCACTCAAATGGTGGGTGACGAAGAGTTACAAACCTTTTATGACACTACTGGTACTTCAAATATAGGAACGCTTGCCGACGCAGAAAAAATTATGGCTAATGCTTATAAAGATTCCTCTGAGGTAAATATTGATTCCTTGAACATTGCCATGGATTTATTAAATGATATAAATTCTAATTTTGATTACGAAGAAAATCTAAAGCAAACTCTTACCTTATTTGCTTCACATACCAACGACTCAGGATTGAGCTTTAGTGACGGTGAAAAGAGCTATATTGATTCAGTTTCTGTCCTTTGTCCATATACAGCAGGAGAAGGTGTTTATTTTGCCCGTGGATTAAGGGAAACATATAATGGTGCAATATTTTATAACGATAGCCTTCTGTGTATCCTTAATCAAGGAATTCCAAAAACTCATCCATCGTATGATGCTTTAAAAACACAGTTTGGAATCTATCCTAATCCTGCACTTGATGAAATTTACTATTTAATTTCAGCCAATGAGACGAATCCTATTTATTTAGATATAGTGAATGCCTATGGACAGGAATTAATCCACAAAGAAGTATCCAATCATGAATTGAGCAGGCTGGATGTTTCCCAGTTTTCCAATGGGCTTTATTATGTATATTTAAATAGTGCTAAGAAAAGAATTGCCTTGAATAAACTCGTGATAGCTCGATAAGAATTAAATATGATAAAGGTTTTTCTTACAGTTATGATTCTGGGATATTCATTGGTTTCCGCTCAATTGAGAACTAATATTTGGGAATTGAGTGGCACTAGAAGCGCTAACTACAGAAATAAACAGAACCTTACAGAAGTAAATTTCAGTAATAATTTTGCAGACACCTCGACGGTTTTTAGACAGATGTCTTTTTTCATTACCAATTCGAGTATTTCTGATACTGTGGGAAATTTATTGTTTTATTCAAACGGCCAGTGGATTGCCAATCGCAATCACGATTCGCTTCAAAATTGTAAAGAATTTAATCCTGGCTATTCCACTGACCATTATTATGATGGCGGGGGACTTGGGTTTACTCAAGGATTAATCATAATACCACACCCGGATAGTGGTTTTTTATACGATTTATTTTACATCACTACTGAGAAGATACATTATCATGGCAATTTATATTATTATCCATTTCACTTAAGTCATAGTATCATCGATATGCGGCTCGATAGTGGATTAGGAGCAGTTACCATTAAGAATGAGCACCTTATTGAAGATACGCTTGTACAAGGAAAGTTAGCAGCTTGTAAGCATGCAAATGGTAGAGATTGGTGGATCATTGACCACAAATGGAATTCCAATATTTTTTATACGTGGTTACTTACACCTTCTGGAATTGAAGGGCCTTTTTTGCAGAATATTGGTTCGAAAGTTTTAAACGATTTTGGCTTCGGTCAAGCAGTTTTTTCTCCAGATGGTAACCAGTTTACCATTCAAAGTAACTACGATTATTTTATGGACCATTTTCATTTT
Proteins encoded:
- a CDS encoding right-handed parallel beta-helix repeat-containing protein, with protein sequence MFKYCALQLYACSNSDGTEDNALFTPAAGFNDTATITVKVKDASGNCSTDVVFHIAVSAPANVTVSPAKFCMNGYGAVTVTADQPINTIWKVTDTESNFDQVNGNQVMVHGNSSSFTDTLWVVSGTGCCKQYPVSFTADNTCCSASSGLVYDNPTPLTLEYNLKLQNYAADYNTGVIDMNGTTNNKISINGIFNIDTSITFRNCPKITFSPGAITKFITHNTPVYLNARNSTFQNCDDNSMWKGIVDSTTYAYFNSDSSFVLKQAIVGVKSTKGGNVQIKNSTFSDNHEDVRFQNYGSSFSNSYIKTSSFTAASNGLKSPYSNQTKYVAINDSADGALTIGGTSTGNAFSGGTHGVKANGALITLYGNTFTGYGTNQYAVKAKGGMDVLTVGATASGKGNTFISDSNAISSSYGTLTVQANNFTNCQTAVEADNASGKTLKIKNNNISNAQIGIYCYNNPGAHFDIGMNTISTHTATGTTPVIAGIYISETGPVTDYDNVYDNVITSKGIYGIYTLNVSYLTLKNNTINPFSLSLSTPTYGIRNEGGQGLKLYCNTITGNVSSASSNIYAISISASTVDTLTSNSTDKAYYGLQISGNSNGMRVLSNSYYDHRVAIQLGLGGSFSTMGDQLVRKYDGVHKQIPGDKFYANYTGSVYQLGGNSGQPTNFAYNNTTPYRIFAKEPTSNFIPSFIDSTALFSKYLRHSAS